One region of Acidimicrobiales bacterium genomic DNA includes:
- a CDS encoding PPOX class F420-dependent oxidoreductase yields MDAEDARRFIREHHRAVLATIRSDGRPQLSPVTTAIDSQGRAVVSTRAGAMKTANVRRQRWAALCVMSDQFFGPWVQVEGPTDVLELPEAMEELVAYYRSISGEHPDWDDYRRAMERERRLLLRITIERAGPNRAG; encoded by the coding sequence ATGGATGCCGAGGATGCCCGTCGCTTCATTCGTGAGCACCACCGGGCCGTGTTGGCCACCATCCGAAGTGATGGCCGCCCCCAGCTGTCACCGGTGACGACGGCCATCGACAGCCAGGGGAGGGCCGTCGTCAGCACCCGGGCGGGAGCCATGAAGACGGCCAACGTTCGTCGGCAGCGGTGGGCGGCGCTGTGCGTCATGAGCGATCAGTTCTTCGGTCCCTGGGTCCAGGTCGAGGGGCCAACGGACGTGCTCGAGCTCCCCGAGGCGATGGAGGAGCTGGTCGCCTACTACCGCTCCATCAGCGGCGAGCACCCCGACTGGGACGACTACCGCCGGGCAATGGAGCGCGAGCGCCGGCTCCTGTTGCGCATCACCATCGAGCGAGCCGGTCCGAACCGGGCGGGGTGA